The Plasmodium sp. gorilla clade G2 genome assembly, chromosome: 6 genome has a segment encoding these proteins:
- a CDS encoding cleavage stimulation factor subunit 1, putative, whose protein sequence is MKDLNVINKLLSSNNEMNKKNNDSDNCIVVEDEIDQNNGEGVLEERREKDEVDDYILNENNTNDDNNYNYHEDNEGDYEEDYDNDEEYYDDEYKFENVQRKEIFLNIDKIGFYELVLKQLLDDNLIESYNMMRAELNNLEENKNVKGDFLFNMYLKSDKLNFFQFLKREKYYKKDKNVDDEEIKREDKEKVKKEEKEKDEQEDDEKKYNNDENDDNNIDNINNNDNINNNDNNDNYNNNNNNNNYNNYNNNDNNSDEEQYHIDNVSNDDPNILKKLIDNNLLKKKLKMYNNNNFILNYDVNSERVRRTFSYEVNDQIELIHKNKCLCCDINYNNTILCSGGSDNIVKISKMYDIKNKKKIYNIDKHKGKVNCINFHPFKNILFSGSDDCTIQIIDVNKIFKMKKQNYYIRKEFEESYQNISIQDKNPYISLYVHPCGDFLYASNKNENILKMYDLETLTCFTSIDTYKYHTSQINDIHGTIDGTMYSSVSDDGHIKIWDGHNSKLVHTQFNAHNGYSIESVKFNKSGFYMLTAGLDGQSKIWDLRNFKSLFTFGNGLSCSSNKSIFMNNEYFIANIIQPNEYFKSQLYIYNAYFGNMEYNIQNIHNDKISDITNATGLLSVYTTGYDCLCKHIQIEQKYLSTLN, encoded by the coding sequence ATGAAGGATTTGAATGTTATTAATAAGCTTTTATCATCAAATaatgaaatgaataaaaaaaataatgatagtgATAATTGTATTGTGGTAGAAGATGAAATAGATCAAAATAATGGTGAAGGAGTGTTGGAAGAAAGGAGAGAAAAAGATGAAGTTGAtgattatattttgaatgaaaataatacaaatgatgataataattataattatcatgaGGATAATGAGGGTGATTATGAGGAGgattatgataatgatgaagaatactatgatgatgaatataaatttgaaaatgttcaaagaaaagaaatatttttaaatattgataAAATTGGTTTTTATGAACTAGTCTTAAAACAACTTTTAGATGACAACCTAATAGaatcatataatatgatgAGGGCAGAGTTAAATAATttggaagaaaataaaaatgtaaaaggtgattttctttttaacatgtatttaaaaagtgataaattaaattttttccAATTTCTTAAAAgggaaaaatattataaaaaagataaaaacgTGGATGATGAAGAAATCAAAAGGGAAGATAAGGAAAAGGTTAAGaaggaagaaaaagaaaaggatgAACAAGAAGacgatgaaaaaaaatataataatgatgaaaatgatgataataatattgataatattaacaataatgacaatattaacaataatgacaataatgacaattataacaataataacaataataacaattataacaattataacaataatgataataatagtgatgaGGAACAATATCACATTGATAATGTATCGAATGATGATCccaatatattaaaaaaattaatagatAACAACCTTCTAAAGAAAAAactaaaaatgtataataataacaattttatattaaattacgATGTTAATAGCGAAAGAGTAAGAAGGACCTTTTCTTATGAAGTAAATGATCAAATTGAATTAATACACAAAAACAAATGTTTATGTTgtgatataaattataataataccaTATTATGTTCAGGTGGTTCAGATAACATAGTAAAGATATCAAAAAtgtatgatataaaaaataaaaaaaaaatttataatattgataagcATAAAGGAAAAGTGAATTGTATAAATTTCCAtccatttaaaaatatattattttctggAAGTGATGATTGTACAATACAAATAATagatgtaaataaaatatttaagatgaaaaaacaaaattattatatacgtAAAGAATTTGAAGAAtcatatcaaaatatatctattcaAGATAAAAATCCATATATATCTTTGTATGTACATCCATGTGGCGATTTTTTATATGctagtaataaaaatgaaaacatattaaaaatgtatgATTTAGAAACATTAACTTGTTTTACATCAatagatacatataaatatcataCATCACAAATTAATGATATCCATGGTACTATAGATGGTACAATGTATTCATCTGTTAGTGATGATGGTCATATTAAAATTTGGGATGGTCATAATTCAAAATTAGTACATACACAATTTAATGCTCATAATGGATATTCAATTGAATCagttaaatttaataaatcaggattttatatgttaacaGCAGGATTAGATGGACAAAGTAAAATTTGGGATTTAAGAAATTTCAAATCCTTATTTACTTTTGGTAATGGTTTATCATGTTCATCtaataaaagtatatttatgaacaatgaatattttatagCTAATATAATTCAACCcaatgaatattttaaatctcaattatatatatataatgcttATTTTGGAAATAtggaatataatatacaaaatatacataatgataaaatatctGACATAACAAATGCAACAGGTTTATTGAGTGTGTATACAACAGGATATGATTGTTTATGTAAACATATTCAAATTGAGCAAAAATATTTGTCAACACTTAATTag
- a CDS encoding splicing factor 3A subunit 2, putative: MDFQNRVGHKTGSGMPLSREDINQERRERLKQLALENIDITKDPYILKNNVGMFECKLCLTLHNNESSYLCHTQGKKHQMNLAQRLLKEKNEITTNRLNKPVSEPRKIVKIGKPRYDVTRVRNKKNQLGILFELSFPNIKENTKPKFRFMSSFEQKIETPDKKYQYLLFAAEPYETIAFKIPNIDIDENEGFYYKWFDKKKIFVMQIHFQNAFPPGHINLREHSNFLSSTNRW, translated from the coding sequence atGGATTTTCAGAATCGTGTTGGACATAAAACAGGTAGTGGTATGCCACTATCAAGAGAAGATATAAATCAAGAGAGAAGAGAACGATTAAAACAGCTAGCTttagaaaatatagatattacTAAAGatccatatattttaaaaaataatgttggTATGTTTGAATGTAAATTATGTTTAACTCTTCATAATAATGAGAGTTCTTATTTATGTCATACTCAAGGAAAAAAACATCAAATGAATCTTGCTCAAAGATtattaaaggaaaaaaatgaaataactACTAATAGATTAAATAAACCTGTAAGTGAACCAAGAAAAATTGTTAAAATAGGCAAACCAAGATATGATGTTACAAGAGTacgaaataaaaaaaatcaacttggaatattatttgaattatctttcccaaatattaaagaaaatactAAACCAAAATTTAGATTTATGTCGTCTTTTGAACAGAAAATTGAAACACctgataaaaaatatcagTATCTCTTATTTGCTGCAGAACCTTATGAAACTATAGCTTTTAAAATACCAAACATAGATATTGATGAAAATGAAGGCTTTTATTATAAGTggtttgataaaaaaaaaatttttgttATGCAAATACATTTTCAAAATGCATTTCCTCCTGGACATATTAATTTACGTGAACATTCTAATTTCTTATCATCTACCAATAGAtggtaa
- a CDS encoding merozoite surface protein 10, whose protein sequence is MMFFKCNQVFTFLFLLLLYFNNIVYTHVDDIKGTPQNKITYDKNNINIENINNEKNDNKDNKNNNNIINNNNDDDDDEDEYKFLSMKNYKDSLSKKLNNEYSHINYLIRKRENNTQENEYLNNNDDNSSIKNSKKKNNNIIISNEDYEEQINKKDDDLIEAFFPFLLKKLGNKSLSVDDKYDDYYNLSSSPSDTHKENSSDNNLLGYKLGNNLNSYVTEENGVSQTNNDDQHETLSNVSTDVQETSKSVTEEVEETSSNGSEEVQEMLKMDSHAPHSEKRENQRDLTNQHISKGTNSLPNSQVNTFKGSEEKTAKNQPPIVNSVEKNVQPPKENDPHAEKIRRTLLKESRDIKNTTAIIDETVYKFEQLIMKGRYYATAVRNFVIFKVNYICEYSKCGANSRCYIIEKGKEQCRCRPNYIVDMSVNYFKCIPMKDMKCSENNGGCDINAECTIVEGAVKCQCNHLYFGDGVFCVMNSQTKQTIYILLIVLLLVFQKFFI, encoded by the coding sequence atgatgtTTTTTAAGTGTAACCAGGTCTTTACTTTCCTTTTTTTGTTGCtcttatattttaacaaTATTGTCTACACCCATGTAGATGATATAAAAGGTACACCCCAGAACAAAATaacatatgataaaaataatataaatatagaaaatataaataacgaaaaaaatgataataaagacaacaaaaacaataataatattattaataataataatgatgatgatgatgatgaagatgaatataaatttttatctatgaaaaattataaagatagtttatcaaaaaaattaaataatgaatattctCATATCAACtatttaataagaaaaagagaaaataacACTcaagaaaatgaatatttaaataataatgatgataattcaTCCATTaagaattcaaaaaaaaaaaataataatattatcatatctAATGAAGATTATGAAGaacaaataaacaaaaaagatGACGATTTAATTGAAGCATTTTTCCCTtttctattaaaaaaattaggcAATAAATCATTATCTGTTGATGATAAATACGacgattattataatttatctaGTTCGCCTAGTGACACACATAAAGAAAATTCAAgcgataataatttattaggATATAAATTGGGAAATAATCTAAATTCATATGTGACAGAAGAAAATGGAGTTTCTCAAACAAACAATGATGACCAACATGAAACTTTAAGCAATGTCTCAACAGATGTACAAGAAACTTCAAAAAGTGTCACAGAAGAAGTTGAAGAAACCTCAAGCAATGGCTCAGAAGAAGTTCAAGAAATGCTCAAAATGGATTCACATGCACCTCATTCGGAAAAAAGAGAGAATCAAAGAGATTTAACCAATCAACATATATCAAAAGGAACAAATTCCTTGCCAAATTCTCAAGTAAATACATTCAAAGGAAGTGAAGAGAAAACAGCAAAAAATCAACCCCCTATAGTTAATAGTGTAGAAAAAAATGTGCAACCTCCAAAAGAAAATGATCCTCATGCGgaaaaaataagaagaacgttattaaaagaaagtagggatattaaaaatacaacAGCCATAATAGACGAAACAGTATATAAATTTGAACAACTAATTATGAAAGGAAGATATTATGCTACTGCCGTGAgaaattttgttatatttaaagTAAATTATATTTGTGAATATTCCAAATGTGGAGCTAATTCTCGttgttatattatagaaaaagGTAAAGAACAATGTAGATGCCGACCTAATTATATAGTTGATATGAGTGTAAATTATTTCAAATGTATACCTATGAAAGATATGAAGTGTTCAGAAAATAATGGAGGTTGTGATATAAATGCAGAATGTACTATTGTTGAAGGTGCAGTAAAATGTCAGTGTAATCATCTTTATTTTGGTGATGGTGTTTTTTGTGTAATGAATTCGCAAACAAAAcaaactatatatattttacttatAGTATTATTGTTAGTTTTTCAgaaatttttcatttaa
- a CDS encoding pyridoxine biosynthesis protein PDX1 — MEHHKDEAVLLKHGWCEMLKGGVIMDVKSVEQAKIAEEAGAIGVMVLENIPSELRNKEGVARSVDPSKVEEIKKCVSINVLAKVRIGHFVEAQILEELKIDMIDESEVLTIADEMHHIDKHKFKTPFVCGCTNLGEALRRISEGASMIRTKGEAGTGNIIEAIKHIRTVNNEIKYLCSLSDSEVYHFAKKVNAPIDLVLLTKKLKRLPVVNFAAGGVATPADAAMCMQLGMDGVFVGSGIFESENPRKMAASIVSAVSNFNNPKILLDVSMNLGKAMCGSTHVSDKWKNKNEEHTKFLTPQ, encoded by the coding sequence ATGGAACATCATAAAGATGAAGCAGTTTTATTAAAACACGGATGGTGTGAAATGCTTAAAGGAGGAGTTATTATGGATGTAAAAAGTGTAGAACAAGCAAAGATAGCTGAAGAAGCTGGAGCTATAGGTGTAATGGTTTTAGAAAACATTCCTTCTGAGCTTAGGAATAAAGAAGGTGTTGCTAGAAGTGTAGATCCATCAAAAGTAGAAGAGATAAAAAAATGCGTTTCTATTAATGTACTTGCTAAAGTTCGTATTGGTCATTTTGTTGAAGCACAAATTTTAGAAGAACTTAAAATTGATATGATTGATGAAAGTGAAGTATTAACAATTGCTGATGAAATGCATCATATTGATAAACATAAATTTAAAACACCATTTGTATGTGGATGCACAAATTTAGGAGAAGCTCTAAGACGAATTTCTGAAGGAGCATCTATGATAAGAACTAAAGGAGAAGCTGGAACAGGTAATATTATAGAAGCTATTAAACATATAAGAACtgtaaataatgaaataaaatatttatgttctTTAAGTGATAGTGAAGTATATCATTTTGCTAAAAAAGTGAATGCACCTATTGATCTTGTTTTacttacaaaaaaattaaaaagattaCCAGTTGTTAATTTTGCTGCTGGAGGTGTTGCTACTCCAGCTGATGCAGCCATGTGTATGCAATTAGGAATGGATGGTGTTTTTGTAGGATCAGGTATTTTCGAAAGTGAAAATCCAAGAAAAATGGCAGCTTCAATTGTTTCAGCTGTTAGCAATTTTAATAACCCTAAAATACTATTAGATGTTAGTATGAATTTAGGAAAAGCTATGTGTGGAAGTACACACGTTTCTGATaaatggaaaaataaaaatgaagaacacACCAAATTTTTAACACCACAATGA
- a CDS encoding DnaJ protein, putative: MNTTLTVNKTNELVENNERNTCESYPDIDNNIILNINSMNSEHKKFFLNNYISKIKYMRSSYSKPKYYEILNVNLKSDAKTIRKSYLALSKLLSVNKKLSREYEECYYLIQKSYKILTNKFEKFYYDVLNNYIDETTIEEQRYILEKEADIIYANKIEELKDIYDIKIKEEENKNGLIIEKALYGDLSLKEECINNCFNIESISEQHLQGPYIDLTKILQCKVENSSLLYNDDFSFAYFCDIPKPLIKIASKQKNKKYSHILQDTEMYLYIKYKFLNVYHELIVVDRSNFSLPQSSHRVFGDRISGPFSPVNVLKMTHLSSSFKDNILKFFSKNKFYITLFTTIVLCAQSIKSK; the protein is encoded by the coding sequence ATGAATACCACTTTGACAGTAAATAAAACAAACGAACTTGTTGAGAACAATGAAAGGAATACATGTGAATCATATCCAGACATAgacaataatataattttaaatattaactCAATGAATAGTGAACATAAGAAatttttcttaaataattatatatcaaaaataaaatatatgagaaGCAGTTATTCAAAACCTAAgtattatgaaatattaaatgttaATTTAAAATCAGATGCTAAGACAATACGTAAAAGTTATTTAGCCTTGTCTAAATTATTAAGTGTGAATAAGAAATTGTCAAGAGAATATGAAgaatgttattatttaattcagaaatcatataaaattttaacaaataaatttgAGAAATTTTATTACgatgtattaaataattatattgatgAAACAACTATAGAAGAacaaagatatatattagaaaaagaagctgatattatttatgcaaataaaattgaagaattaaaagatatatatgatataaaaataaaagaagaagaaaataaaaatggattAATTATAGAAAAAGCATTATATGGTGATTTATCATTAAAAGAagaatgtataaataattgtTTTAATATTGAATCTATATCTGAACAACATTTACAAGGTCCATATATAGATTTgacaaaaatattacaatGTAAAGTTGAAAATagttcattattatataatgatgattTTTCTTTTGCTTATTTTTGTGATATACCAAAACCTTTAATTAAAATTGCTagtaaacaaaaaaataaaaaatattcacatatattaCAAGACACagaaatgtatttatatataaaatataaattcttaAATGTATATCATGAACTTATAGTTGTTGACAGATCAAACTTTTCTTTACCACAAAGTTCTCATAGAGTTTTTGGAGATAGAATTAGTGGTCCCTTCTCACCAgttaatgttttaaaaatgacACATTTATCAAGTTCTTTCAAAGATAATATACTTAAATTTTtctcaaaaaataaattttatattactttATTTACCACCATAGTTTTATGTGCCCAATCGATCAAATCAAAATGA